One window from the genome of Enterobacteriaceae bacterium Kacie_13 encodes:
- the baeR gene encoding two-component system response regulator BaeR, translating to MNDYVTTGSAPLKILIVEDEPKLAQLLIDYLDAAGYITQWLPDGHDVVTQVKASPPAMILLDLMLPGSSGLSICRDIRQFSDVPIMMVTAKTEEIDRLLGLEIGADDYICKPYSPREVVARVKVILRRCVRPDESITKNHGLHIDEARFQASFQGHELELTPAEFRLLKTLSVKPGYVFTREVLLNNLYDDYRVVTDRTIDSHIKNLRRKLESLDGEKAFIRAVYGVGYRWEAEPCHLA from the coding sequence ATGAACGATTACGTAACAACCGGCTCCGCGCCGTTGAAAATTTTGATTGTAGAAGATGAGCCGAAACTCGCTCAGTTGCTGATCGATTACCTCGATGCGGCAGGTTATATCACCCAATGGCTGCCTGACGGCCACGACGTGGTCACACAGGTCAAAGCCAGCCCGCCCGCGATGATTTTGCTCGATCTGATGCTGCCGGGCAGCAGCGGCCTGTCGATCTGTCGTGATATCCGCCAGTTTTCTGACGTGCCGATCATGATGGTAACGGCAAAAACCGAAGAGATTGATCGCCTGCTGGGGCTCGAAATCGGGGCGGATGATTACATCTGTAAACCGTACAGCCCGCGTGAAGTGGTGGCGCGCGTCAAAGTGATCCTGCGCCGCTGCGTGCGCCCGGACGAAAGCATTACCAAAAACCACGGCCTGCATATCGATGAAGCACGCTTTCAGGCTTCGTTCCAGGGGCATGAACTTGAACTGACGCCGGCAGAATTCCGCCTGCTGAAAACCCTGTCGGTAAAGCCGGGCTACGTGTTTACCCGCGAAGTGCTGCTCAATAATCTCTACGATGACTACCGGGTGGTCACCGACCGCACCATCGACAGTCATATCAAAAACCTGCGCCGAAAGCTGGAGTCGCTGGACGGCGAGAAAGCCTTCATCCGCGCCGTCTACGGCGTCGGCTACCGCTGGGAAGCGGAGCCCTGCCACCTCGCCTGA
- a CDS encoding DUF1508 domain-containing protein has translation MATGHYDLKKAKNGQFHFNLKAGNGEIILTSEMYASKASAENGITSVQNNAPHEEQYEIKPSKDGQFYFVLKAKNHQVIGVSEMYTTENAARKGVQSVVKNGATADIRDSTQQPA, from the coding sequence ATGGCGACTGGTCACTATGATCTGAAAAAAGCGAAGAATGGACAGTTTCACTTTAACCTGAAGGCCGGGAACGGAGAGATTATTCTCACCAGTGAAATGTATGCCAGTAAAGCGTCGGCAGAAAATGGCATTACGTCTGTGCAAAATAACGCGCCACATGAAGAACAATACGAGATAAAACCGTCAAAAGACGGGCAATTTTATTTTGTGCTGAAAGCCAAAAATCATCAGGTGATTGGCGTCAGTGAAATGTACACCACCGAAAACGCGGCCAGAAAAGGCGTGCAGTCGGTGGTTAAAAATGGGGCAACGGCCGATATCCGCGATTCCACTCAGCAACCTGCCTGA